A window of the Verrucomicrobiia bacterium genome harbors these coding sequences:
- a CDS encoding ABC transporter permease, which yields MKKILGILGLLIVVCVATALMSDRFLTPYNVENLIRRTALFGIISIGVAFVIITGGIDLSIGSVVCLVGCGLPWLLTVKGVSVPVALVIVVLVSGGIGLLHGTLITKLRIQPFVVTLCGLLIYRGLTRGLTQDQTMGFGNEFKGLRILATGKVPVPFIENFSIPAPCIILLVVAIIAAVFLNKTIYGRYLLALGRNEQAARFSGINTDRMIILAYVICGLLSGLGGMLFVLDVNSAQPVDFGNFYELYAIAAAVLGGCSLRGGEGAITGIIIGAALMQVLRNMITLVDSMPKSIEFAIIGAVILGGVVADELIKRWAAGRRAGKAGESLKG from the coding sequence TTGAAGAAAATTCTTGGCATACTTGGACTGCTGATCGTGGTCTGTGTGGCGACGGCGCTGATGAGCGACCGTTTCCTCACGCCGTACAATGTCGAGAACCTCATCCGGCGCACGGCGCTCTTCGGCATCATCAGCATCGGCGTGGCGTTTGTGATCATCACGGGCGGGATCGATCTCTCCATCGGGTCGGTGGTTTGTCTGGTGGGTTGCGGGCTGCCTTGGCTGCTGACGGTGAAAGGTGTTTCCGTGCCGGTGGCGTTGGTGATCGTGGTCTTGGTGTCAGGAGGGATAGGACTACTGCATGGGACGTTGATCACTAAGTTACGAATACAACCCTTCGTGGTGACGTTATGCGGGCTGCTCATCTATCGCGGGCTCACGCGCGGGCTGACGCAGGATCAGACGATGGGGTTTGGAAATGAGTTCAAGGGCTTGCGCATTCTCGCGACGGGGAAGGTGCCGGTGCCGTTCATCGAGAATTTCAGCATCCCCGCGCCGTGCATCATCCTGCTGGTAGTGGCGATTATCGCGGCGGTGTTCTTGAACAAAACGATCTATGGGCGTTACTTGCTGGCACTGGGGCGGAATGAGCAGGCGGCGCGGTTCAGCGGTATCAATACGGACCGCATGATCATCTTGGCATATGTGATCTGCGGGTTGTTGTCGGGCTTGGGTGGGATGCTCTTTGTGCTGGATGTGAATTCAGCGCAGCCGGTGGATTTCGGGAATTTCTATGAACTCTATGCCATTGCGGCGGCGGTGCTGGGCGGATGCAGCTTGCGCGGTGGTGAGGGGGCGATCACGGGCATCATCATCGGTGCAGCGCTGATGCAGGTGCTGCGGAACATGATCACGCTGGTGGATTCCATGCCGAAGAGCATCGAGTTCGCGATCATCGGAGCGGTGATCTTGGGCGGGGTGGTGGCGGATGAATTGATCAAGCGGTGGGCGGCGGGGAGAAGGGCGGGGAAGGCGGGTGAATCGTTAAAAGGTTAA